A window of Chryseobacterium shandongense genomic DNA:
TTGCATCCAGCAGAAATAAATGATTGATTCTTATGATCATATCGATTCATATAAACACAGACATAGATTTTAAATTTTAAAATAGTAAAGTATATTTAGAATAAAAATAGAATTATAAAATGAAAGAAGTATTCATTGTTTCCGCAGTAAGAACTCCAATGGGAAGCTTTCTCGGAAGTTTATCAGCTGTTCCGGCTACAAAGCTCGGAGCCGTTGCCGTAAAAGGAGCATTAGATAAAATTAATCTTGATCCGAAACTGGTTCAGGAAATCTATATGGGAAATGTATTGCAGGCTGGAGAAGGACAAGCACCTGCGCGTCAGGTTGCTCTGGGAGCCGGGCTTTCCAACGAAACACCTTCTACTACAGTTAATAAAGTTTGTGCTTCAGGAATGAAGGCTGTGACAATGGCTGCACAAGCGATAAAGGCAGGCGATGCGGATGTAATCGTTGCCGGAGGTATGGAAAATATGTCTTCAGTTCCGCACTATTACAACGCAAGAAACGCCACTAAATTAGGGGATGTAAAAATGCAGGACGGAATGGTTCTGGACGGACTTACAGACGTGTATAATAAGGTTCACATGGGAGTTTGTGCAGAAAAATGTGCAACAGATTACAGCATTTCAAGAGAAGAACAAGATAATTTTGCCATCGAATCTTATACGAGAGCTGCAAAAGCATGGAGCGAAGGAAAATTTGCCGATGAGGTTGTTCCTGTGGAAATTCCGCAAAGAAAAGGAGATCCGGTAATTTTCGCCGAAGATGAAGAATACAAAGCCGTAAATTTTGATAGAATTCCAACGCTTCCTACTGTATTCAAAAAAGAAGAGGGAACAGTAACAGCAGCAAATGCTTCTACGCTTAATGATGGTGCTTCCGCATTGATCCTTGTTTCTAAAGAAAAAATGGAAGAATTAGGCCTTAAACCATTGGCAAAAATCGTTTCTTATGCAGATGCAGCGCAGGCTCCTGAAGATTTCACTACAGCGCCTTCAAAAGCATTGCCGATTGCTCTTAAAAAAGCAGGATTGGAACTTACAGATATCGATTTCTTCGAATTTAATGAGGCTTTCTCTGTAGTAGGTCTTGCCAACAATAAGATCTTAGGATTGGATGCTTCTAAAGTGAATGTAAACGGTGGAGCAGTGGCTATCGGCCACCCGCTGGGAAGTTCAGGGTCTAGAATTATTGTTACGTTAATCAACGTTTTAAAACAGAATAACGGTAAATACGGTGCTGCTGCCATCTGTAACGGTGGAGGTGGTGCTTCAGCAATCGTTATTGAAAATATATAATACTTTATGAAATTTAAATTTTCTATAGCTGTTTTTTTAGTTGGATTTTTAATAACTCTACTAGGTGCGTGGCTGAAAATTACTCATATGTCAGTTGGACCTCTCACTGGAAATGTAAGTCTGACAATTGGTACAATTATTCAGATTGTAGGGGTTATATTACTAATAAGTCAAATAGTAATAAGTAAAAAAAGTTAAAAGACTCTTTAAATCAATAAAATTTAAGAACCAAAAGCATTCGTGTTTTTGGTTTTTTTATTTTAAATACTAACTTAATTTTAATAAATCAATAAAATTTCCCTCAAACAAAATAAATACATTAGAATATTCATTCGTTTTCCTATTTTTGTGCAACTAATATTATTTGAAATGTCTGAAATTGAGAACCAAGAAACTCAGAATATAAAGAATAACCCGAAGATCATGAAAGCCTGGGCCGTGTATGATTGGGCCAATTCAGTATACTCTCTGGTTATTACCTCTACCATTTTCCCGATTTATTATTCTATTCTTACCACAGCTTACGAAAAGAAAGAATATGTAGAAGAAACGAAATCCTGGATCGATGTTCCGGTAAGGCATATGATTACTATTTTTGGAAAAGAATATCAGCCGGATGCCGTATACGGATATTCGCTCACCATTTCTTTCTTCATCGTAGTTTTATTGTCACCGTTTTTATCATCATTGGCAGATACGATCGGAAATAAAAAATCCTTCCTGCAGTTTTTCTGTTATCTCGGAGCAACATCTTGTATGGGATTGGCTATGTTTACCGGAATGCATAATGTTTTCCTCGGGCTTCTGTTCAGCATTACAGCAAGTGTGGGATTTTGGGGAAGCCTAGTATTCTACAATTCCTTCCTGCCGGATATCGCTACACGGGACAAGCAGGATGCTCTTTCTGCGAAAGGATATGTTTATGGATATATTGGTTCAGTAGTCCTGGTTATCATTTGTTTGGTACTGATTCAGGTTGTAGCAAAAGGAGACCCGGAGAAACAGCTGTTGTTCACAAGAGTAAGTTTCTTACTTACTGGAGCATGGTGGTTTGGTTTTTCACAATATACCTTTAAGCATCTGCCTCAATTTGGTGACGTAAAAGAAAAGCTTCCAAAAGATCTTGTATTATTAAATTACAAAAACATATTTAAAAAACATGAAGAGCAAGGCGGGTTTTTCGAAGTGCTGAAAGATAACCTTTGTTTCTATAAAGATATTGCGAAAGAAAGTTTTAATGAACTTTTCAAAGTGGGAAAAGAATTATTTAAACATAGAAATCTGAAATTCTTTCTTTCAAGTTTTTTCTTTTACAGTGTAGGAATGCAGACGATTTTTCTGATGGCAACCTTATTCGGGAAAAGTGAAATCAACCTTCCGCAGGATAAACTGATAGGCACTCTTCTTATTATTCAGATTGAAGCTATTATCGGGGCTGTTATATTCTCAAGATTATCACGGAAAATAGGGAATAAAAATGTAATATCAATTGCTGTTGTTTTATGGATTGTAGCCTGTATCTGGGCATACTTTCTTAATAAAGAAAACCCTACGGTTGAATATCAGTTTTATGGTGTTGCTGCGGTTGTCGGACTTGTAATGGGAGGGCTTCAGGCAATGTCCAGATCTACTTACTCTAAGCTTCTTCCGGAAAATTCAATGGAGAATACTACATTTTTTAGCTTTTATGATGTGCTAGAAAAAATTGCCATTATTGTAGGAACTTTTGTATTTGCATTATTTATTGATAAATATGATGCCTTACGAGCCATCTTTGCTAAAATTGATGTTATGCTTCCTTCTGCCTCCGGGATGAGATTTGCAGCATTTTCAATGGCTATTTTCTTTTTTGTAGGATTAATTCTCATTAGATTTTTGAAACTTAATACACCTCAAAAAAACTAGAATCATTTAAATACAATATCAAAAGGCGCTATGATTAGCGTCTTTTTTCTATACTAGGAGTAGCAATCTTAATACAAAATCAAAGATCATAAAGTTTCTTATAAAATCCGATAATGATTATTCTATAATACATTGAAATTTATATAAATGATATATTTTTTTTCGTTTATTTGCAAATTGTTAAATCTATCAAAAATGATAAAAAAGCTACTAACGATCTGCATATTACAATGTGCGGTACTGGGTTTTTCGCAGAGTGTTCGGCCGATTTCGGCGAAAATTTCGGAATACCACGCTCAAAAAAAGACTTTTGAAAAATATGATTTGTTCACAGTCAATAATAACTCAGAAAAACTCGCTGAGTATAAAAGAGCTGCTACAGACATCTCTGTTATGAATGTTGACAGCAGACAACTTAAAAAACTCGTTTACAATAAACCGGAATATCTGGAAGTTTCTTTTCCTTTCGATGGAAAACAGATCACCATGGAACTTTATAAAAATGAGATTTTCACCAGAGATTTCAAAGTCACCACAAGCAAAGGAGAAATAGTTGATTATACGCCAGGGGTGTATTATCAGGGAATCGTAAAAGGTGATAACCAGTCGGTGGTTGCATTCAGCTTTTTTGATAATGATGTTGTGGGAGTTGCATCAACTCTTGAATTAGGAAATATTGTTGTGGGAAAAGCAAAAAACTCAACAGATTTTGTCAGTTACTCAGATTCCAAGCTTACAGGTATGAACCCATTTATCTGCGGCGTAGATGAATTGGCGGAAAATCAAAATCAGAAAATTTCTTTTGACCCGAATTCACAAAAAAATGCAGGTAAGGTAATGACCCAAAACTGTGTGAGAATATATTATGAAATATGTTATACTCCTTTTGTAAATAACGGTTCAGACGTTATCACTACAACCAACTGGCTCACTGCTGTTCATAACAATATTGCGACACTTTACAACAATGATGATATAAAAATAGCGTTGAATGAAGTTTATGTATGGACTACTGCAGATCCTTATACAGGAACTCCAAATGCAAATCTTGCAAACTTCAGAGCAAACAGACAATCTTTTAATGGTGATCTTGCGCACCTGGTAAATCAGCCTTCAACGACAAGTGTTGCGTACGTAAATTCACTTTGTACCACAAGCAGACACGCATATTCAGGAGCTTCTCAAACATATAACAATGTTCCCGTTTACTCGTGGACAATAGAAGCAATGACCCATGAGATGGGACACAGCTTAGGTTCTCCTCATACGCATGCTTGTGCATGGAACGGTAATTCCACAGCAATCGATGGTTGCGGGACGCAGGCGGGTTATCCTGAAGGAACTTGTCCAACAGGGCCTATTCCGTCGCCATCCGTTAAAGGAACAATCATGAGTTATTGTCACCTCCTTTCAGGAGTAGGTATTAATTTTGCCAACGGATTCGGTCCTCAGCCTGGAGCATTGATCAGAAATACGGTAGACTCAAAATCATGTCTGGGGATGAACTGTACTACAGCTTGCAGCACTACTATTTCCGGATTGTCTGTTTCAAATATTACTCAAACTTCAGCAAACGCAACTTTTAATGATGCAACCTCTGCTTCATGGAAGTACAGGCTGACAAAATTTGATGGAACTCTTGTTGCTAGCGGAAATATTTCAACCCAATCTGTAAGTTTCTCAAATCTTCAGCCGGCAACATATTATTTGTTATCCGTAGGTACAGACTGTTCAGCAGCATACCAGAGAACACAACTGTTCATGACTGATGGCAACTGGTGTAATGGAGCGATTTTTACAGATACGGGTGGCACAACGGCAAATTATGGGAACAACCAGACAATCGTAAAAACATTCTATCCGTCTGCAGGAGCTCTGTCCATGACTTTTACGGAATTCGGTCTCGAAGAGGATTATGATTTTATGTATATTTATAACGGACCTTCTACAAGCTCACCGATGTTTGCCAATGGAAATGGTTTATCGGGAACAACTTTGCCGGGAACATTTACTTCTACACATCCTACAGGCGCGATCACAGTAAGATTTGTTTCTGATGTTGAAATAAATGATATCGGTTGGAAAGCAAACTTCTCTTGTTCAGTTCTGGCCGTTGAAGACCTTAGCACCAAAGACAACACTGTAAGCATTTATCCCAATCCCGCCAGAAATATAATTACCATTTCTTCTAAAGAAGCTTTAAAATCATTTAAAATATTTGATGAAGCAGGAAGATTGATACAATCAGGTTCGTCATTAAAAGGAAGTAAGCTCGATGTTAATATATCTTCTATGCAGACCGGAAATTATGTCGTAACAGTGGAAACGGAAAAACAGAAAGTGACGAAAAAATTAATAAAACAATAATTTAAATATTTTACAATGCAAGCCTGATTATTCAGGCTTTTTTTATTAACTTTAATAAAAAGAAAGCTAATTTTTTGATTTTTTTATATTATCTGTTATGATAAACGTTAAAAAAAATTAATATTCGGCTTGACTTTTGCTTATATTCAGGAGAATAATTTTACATTTGCAAAAAATTTATTAAACTAAATGACAAACCCATTATTTTACGCAAAAATTCTTTTGTTCGGAGAATACGGAATTATTGAAGATTCCCAAGGTTTGACATTACCTTATAGTTTCTATAAAGGTACCCTCAAGTTCTCATCATTAGATTCCGAATTTGAAAAAAAATCTAATGAACATTTAAAAAAATACGCGGAATATCTTGAAAATCTCAAACTTCCTGAAACTTTTGAGCTTAATGTTTCAAAATTTAAAGATGAAATTTCTTCGGGATTATTTTTTGACAGCAATATTCCCCAAGGTTACGGAATCGGAAGTTCTGGTGCCTTGGTTGCAGCTATTTTCGAGCGTTATTCCATTTCCAAACACGAACCTGAAAATATTTCCAAAGACGAATTAAAGAATCTTCGCCACGTTTTTGGTTTAATGGAAAGTTATTTTCATGGTAAAAGCTCTGGAATTGATCCGCTGATTTGTTATATGAACCTCCCGATTTTAATTGAAAGCAAGGAGAGTGTAGATAAAGTGGCAATTCCTGCCAGTGAAGCCGGAAAAGGCGCTATTTTCCTGATTGATTCCGGTATGACCGGTGAAACAGGACCAATGGTTCAGATTTTCTTTGAAAAGATGAAAACGGAAGGTTTTAGAAAAACATTGAAAGAAGAATTTATACGCTATAACAACGCATGTATTGATGCTTTTCTTAAAAAAGATATGAATCCTTTCTTCAGAAATTTAAAAAAACTTTCTCATTGGGCATATGAACATTTCAGACCCATGATTCCGGAAAGCTTATTTAACGTATGGAAAAAAGGCCTTGATTCTAATGCTTATTATTTAAAACTCTGCGGAAGCGGTGGTGGAGGCTACATCTTAGGCTTTACCAAAGATTACGAAAAAGCAGAAAAAATGCTTGACGGCTTCAACAAAGAAGTCATTTACAGATTCTAAAACGATCGGAAATGAATTCTGAAAAAGAAAATTTCCAGGAGAAAAATTATACCAAAAAATCTTTTATTTACAGATTTTCACAATTCGTGGGCTTTCTTTTGGGAGCTCGCTTTTTTGTTGCGGCACTGCTTACTTTAGCCCTGTATGTTTCTACATTTTTTCTCTTTAACCAGGATGAAAGCTTCAGAAAATTTGTCTTTGATTTTAAAGTACACGGTATTATTTTCTGTACCGTTCTAACTATTTTGGCAGGAGGTATTATTAACCAGTTTTATGATTTTGAAAAAGATCATATTGTAAAACCTTTCAGGACAAGAATTCAAAGCTTTATCAAGCAGAAGTATTTTTTGTATGCCTATCTTTTTTTAAGCGTGATTTCTCTGGGAGTTGCATGGATGATTTCTCACAATGTATTTATTTTTTTTATTATCTACCAATTTTTCATGTGGTTTTACAGCCATAAACTGAGTCGTATTTTAATTCTTAACAACCTTACTTTTGTAAGCCTTACATTGTATCCTTTTTTTGGAATGATGGTTTATTATCAAACCTTTTCAAAGAAAGTTCTTTTAATGGCCATATTTCTTTTCCTTGTTTTATTATGTATTGACATTGTGAAAGATACATTGACAAAAAGGGTAGATGAAACATTCGGTTATACAACAATTCCTACGTACTTTGATATTAAAACGGTAAATGGAATTATAGTCTCCCTGCTTCTCATTACCATAGTTGTTTCTATGAAGTTAATCTTGCGGACAGGAATTGCCGGTTTTATGGCGTATTATTTTGCGGCTGGCATGTTTGTTTTTATTCTCTGTATTTATCTCATTATCAATCATTCACGGAAAAATAAATTCTTCACGATCAATATTTTAAGATTTTGGGTTTTCGCCGGAATTATAGCAATGCTCCTGAGTGGAGTGGAAGGCAAATTGTAGGAAAATTTTCTTTAAAAAACCTTCGGTTATTCTTACATTTGCAGAACTATAAATCTAATAAGTAATGCCCATTTTCAACGATACTAAAATCGCATTTGCGGATAAATCTGATGCACAATTAAGAAAAGCGTATTGGATGTTTAAGATGATTGAGCAGCCTTCACTCACCAAAGTAGGAACTTCTCTTCTAAATTTTACCGTTCACAACAATTTTCCTTTCGTAACCGGAATAGTAAAAAATACTTTATTTGAACAGTTCTGCGGCGGTGAAACCCGCGAAGAAAGTATGAAAGTGGTAAAACAGCTTTTCAAAAGAGGTGTTGGTAGTATTTTCGACTATTCTATTGAGGGTAAGGAAGATGAGGAAACTTTTGATGCGGTGTGTAAAGAAATTAAAGATATCGTACGATTTTCTGTGGGAAATCCAGCCATTCCTTTTATTGTATTTAAGCCTACTGCCTTTGGCCGAATTGATTTATACGAGGCGGTTGGAAAGAATAATGAACTTACTTCAAGTCAGAAAGAAGAATGGGAAAGGGTAGTGAAAAGATTTGATGAAGTATGTAAATTATGTCATGAAAATGACAAAAAAGTTATGGTAGATGCTGAGGAAACCTGGATGCAGGATGCTGCAGACAAACTTTGCGAGGAAATGATGGAGAAATACAATCAGGAAAAACCTATTGTCTGGAACACCATTCAAATGTACCGTACCGGAAGGCTTGAATATATGGAGGAACATCTAGAGAGAGCAAGGGAGAAAGGATATTTTATCGGTTACAAGATTGTTCGCGGTGCTTATATGGAAAAAGAAAGAGCAAGAGCTGCGGAGAAGGGATATCCGGATCCTATTCAGCCGACTAAAGAAGCTTCTGATAAAAATTATAATGCAGGAATTGATTTTGTAATGAATCACCTGGATAAAGTTTCAGCTTTTTTCGGCACGCATAATGAAATTTCTTCGGAACTCGTGATGGACAAAATGAAAGCTAAAAACCTTGAAAATGAAAACAGTCATGTGTATTTCGGGCAGCTTTACGGCATGAGTGATAATATTACATTCTACCTGTCGGATAAAGGTTATAATGTTGCTAAATATCTTCCGTACGGCCCGGTAAAAGATGTCGTGCCTTATCTCACAAGAAGAGCTCAGGAAAATACTTCGGTGGCAGGACAAACAGGAAGGGAGCTTGGCCTTATTAAAAAAGAATTGGAAAGAAGAAAAAGCAACAGATAGTTTTTGCTTTATAAAATACAGAAGCCTTACAAAATTTGTAAGGCTTTTTTATGGTGTTTTTAATGTTTTAAGGCTCAAAACTTTCAAATTTTCCATTTTCATAAAAGATAACAATACGCTTTATGGCAACTCCTTTATTTTCAGTAGATTGTACACTGTTGATGGGAATGAAATTTTCTAATCGCTGAGAATCGTCTATTTTTTCTTTAGCTTTACTTTGGGGTGCTGTAAAAGATTCTCGCACAACTTCTTTCGGACTCTCCATTTCACTTTCCTCGGCACCAAAATCTTCATCTTCATTCATCATCGTAAAAAGATCGGGAAGAGAAGTTGGCTTAGATTTTTCCTCTTCACTACTGTCCGCAATTGCAGGTTCTATTTTGGGAACTTCGGGCAATTCGGATTTCAGCATTTGACCTTCACCGGTTACAAGCCAGTCCCACAGAATTTCAGGAAAGCGGGATTTTATCTTAATAATGAATTCCAAAGACGGTTTATTTCTTCCGGAAGTAACATGCGAAATAGAAGAACGCTGCACATCAATTTCGTCAGCAAACTCAGAGGGAGTTAACCCGGAATATTCAATAACCTTGGAAATTCTTTCATTTAAACTCATGCAATAAGCTTTTCATTCACTTTACAAATGTAAAAATAAGATTTACAATTGACAAATACAAGTGTAAACTAATTTTAAGTTTTCTAATATACATTTGTAAATTAAATAAGTATTGATTTACAGTATATTATACTTTTACAGATTACATGCAAGACTTTTTATTTAACAAATTTTCCACAAGCCTTTCAATAATGCGATGTACTTCAAGTGATACATGAAGTGAAATGAATAATGACTCAATTCTGGTTTTTAACATCTAAATATCTTAGTATTCATAGGCTTTAACAAACTTTATAAGACAAAATAGAGTAGAGGATATCTAAATCTCTGATTAGATGTCAAAAATAGGGCTATATGACTGGTCAATTAGGCTGTTAAACTTCTGTATTGACTATGACCATCGATATTCAGTCATAGAAATTAATTTTAAACTGAACTTTATTGCTGATATTTTTGGTTAAGTTACATTTTTAAAATGATATCAAATTTTATAAAAATAATCGATTTAATATTCTAAATTATCAACAATTTACATTTGTATATAGAATGAATTCATAATTTTTTCCACATCAAAACTTGTTTAGTATAATTACCATCAAATGTGGAAAATAGGATGAATTCGTACTTAAAGTAATATTAAATATTATGTTTAGTTAAAATTCATAACAGATTGGTTTAAATGTATTTATATATGATTGATTAAATTATTATTAATCCACAATTTTATCCACAGACAAAATGACAATTTACATTGTTTAATATTGTTACAGATGTTAATTTTATATTTTGATAAAAATTTCACTAAATTTGACTATTGTAAATTATTACACAATGAGTTTTGAACAGCTTTATCAGCAAAATCCCAATTTTCCCAATCGTTATATTTCCCCTGAAAAATTATTTTCTTACCTACAGACGAATCTCAGCGAATATATTCATCAGGCCGGAACGTCTTATTTGGGAAAACCTATTTACATTCTAACAATTGGAAATGGAGGAATTAATGTTCTTGCCTGGTCACAGATGCACGGAAATGAATCGAATGCAACTCACGCCATGCTTGATTTATTAACTACATTAGATAATGCGCCAGAACTAAAAGATGAGCTATTCAGTAAAATACAACTGGATTTTATATTCATGCTGAATCCGGACGGTTCAGAAAAGTGGACAAGACTGAATGCTTCGGATATTGATCTGAACAGAGATTTTCATAATGAAGCCAGCAAGGAAATCAAAGTTTTAAAAGAAGCTGTTTCCACAAAAAAATATGATTATGCGCTGAATCTTCATGAGCAAAGAACAATTTTTACTACAGACGGAATTCATCCTGCTACTCTTTCATTCCTGGCTCCGTCGGAAAGTGTAGAACGCGCTGTTACCGAAAACAGAAAGAAATGCATGGCAGTAATAGCCGGTATTTACAACCATTTAAAAGAATTGATCCCCAACCAGATCGGCAGATATTCTGATGAATTTTACCCTGCTTCTACCGGAGATAACTTTATAAAAGCCGGAATGCCTACAATTTTGTTTGAAGGCGGCCATTTTATTGATGATTACACAAGAAAAGAAACGCGTAAATATTATACTATTGCTCTTTTTTATGCGCTAAAAGCAATGACCGAGCTGAATTCTGGAACAGAAGGATGGGAAGGCTATCTTGAAATTCCGGAAAATAAGGAAACGCACTATGATATCATCTACCGGAACGTAAAGTTAAATACGGATCATGAATGTGTGCTGGATATCGCTGTGCAGTACCGGGAACTGAAAGAAGAAGGAATAGATGAAATTTCTTTTATTCCGTTTGTGATGGAGGTGGGAGATGTGAAGCAGCGCAAAGGATGGAAGGAAATAGACTGTACAAACAAAAAATTTATTTGCCCAACTAAATATCCTAAGCTGGATGCCGAAGTGAATTTTATTATAGAGGATTAAAATCATGAAGCGGAACCAAAGGTTCCGCTTCATGATTTATGATGGTAATTCTGATCTGTAATGAGTAAATAAAGGTATTTTATGGACAGATCAGATAAATTGTTTTAGTTAACTACCTTAATTCCGTTAGCTACAAACCTGATCTCTTCTTTCGGAGTTGTAATGGCATCAATTTCGGATTGCGGCTTTTTAGCATCTTCTGCATAATGTTTTTGCTCGTCTACAGAAGTTACTTTTCTTTCAGCAGTACCTTCAAGCACTACATTTTTGCCTTTTAAGGCAGTCGGTACAAAAAATCCGTAATCTTTCATTTTTACGAAAAACTGGGAATTATCTTCCGTCTGGATAGTCAGCCAACATCCTTTTTTATCACAAACATCGGTTACTTTACCTTTTACGGCAACGTTTTCAACTTTTTTGTCGCTTTTCTTTAATTTTTTACTTAATTTATCTACAGATATTGCTTTAGACTCTGCATTGGAAGCAACCCCACCGCCATATACGTCACCTACAACAGCATTTCCTGCCGGAGGACCGGATTTTTTTGATTCCTGTGCGAAAGCTAAAGTAGAAACACTTACTGCAACTGCAAATAATAATGATTTAAATTTCATATTGATTTTTTTTCAAAAATAGTAATAAAATCTGAATCATAAAACGCCTGAAAAAAGTGATAAAAAAACAGGTCATCTTTTCAAATAATCAATTCATTTTAATGTAACGCTTGCAGAGAAAATTAGTCCATCATGCTGTATAATCCTTTCACAAAACATCACGCATCACACACTGCTATCATTTGATGAATGAAATGCCTTCGCGCTCAAAAAAATAATAATATAGTTATTCAATAACCCTCGCGACCTTAGCATTAAAATAAACATTCTCAACTTCTAAGGCAACCTCTGCAAATAAAATTATTCAATGATGTTGCATAATCCTTTCGCATTATAACAGTGTTATCACTCGCTGAATGAAATGCCTTCGCGCTCAAAAAATAATCGCATAGTCCTTCAATAAACCTTTGCGACCTTAGCGTTTAAAAAAAATGTACCTTTCAATCACATTTTATCTCTAATTCAAAAAACAAAATAAAAACTAATCCTATAATTATTTATATTTGAGGCCTATACTTCACTATGCAGAAAAAACTAAAACTTTGGGACGCCATCATGCTGGTAATGGGTTCAATGATCGGAAGCGGAATCTTCATTGTAACCGCAGATATGATGCGGAATCTCGGTTCAGGCTTCTGGCTGATCGTTGTCTGGGTTATTACCGGGATCATGACAGTTGCTGCAGCCATAAGCTATGGCGAACTTTCAGCCTTGTTTCCAAAAGCGGGCGGACAATATACCTACCTCAAAGAGATCTTTGGAAAAAGAATGGGATTCCTGTACGGCTGGGGACTTTTCACGGTAATTCAGACTGGAACCATTGCCGCTGTTGCGGTGGCATTTGGAAAGTTTACGGCCTACCTGGTTCCCGCGCTTAATGATGCAGCGCCTCTATTTCAAAGCGGTGAATTTAAAATTACATGGATTCAGATGCTCGCCATCGCCATTATCCTTTTGCTCACGTACATCAATACACGAGGCGTCGAAAGCGGAAAACTTTTGCAAAATATTTTTACAGGATCAAAAATAATAGCCTTATTAGGATTGATTGCAGCAGGATTTATT
This region includes:
- a CDS encoding MFS transporter gives rise to the protein MSEIENQETQNIKNNPKIMKAWAVYDWANSVYSLVITSTIFPIYYSILTTAYEKKEYVEETKSWIDVPVRHMITIFGKEYQPDAVYGYSLTISFFIVVLLSPFLSSLADTIGNKKSFLQFFCYLGATSCMGLAMFTGMHNVFLGLLFSITASVGFWGSLVFYNSFLPDIATRDKQDALSAKGYVYGYIGSVVLVIICLVLIQVVAKGDPEKQLLFTRVSFLLTGAWWFGFSQYTFKHLPQFGDVKEKLPKDLVLLNYKNIFKKHEEQGGFFEVLKDNLCFYKDIAKESFNELFKVGKELFKHRNLKFFLSSFFFYSVGMQTIFLMATLFGKSEINLPQDKLIGTLLIIQIEAIIGAVIFSRLSRKIGNKNVISIAVVLWIVACIWAYFLNKENPTVEYQFYGVAAVVGLVMGGLQAMSRSTYSKLLPENSMENTTFFSFYDVLEKIAIIVGTFVFALFIDKYDALRAIFAKIDVMLPSASGMRFAAFSMAIFFFVGLILIRFLKLNTPQKN
- a CDS encoding acetyl-CoA C-acyltransferase, with amino-acid sequence MKEVFIVSAVRTPMGSFLGSLSAVPATKLGAVAVKGALDKINLDPKLVQEIYMGNVLQAGEGQAPARQVALGAGLSNETPSTTVNKVCASGMKAVTMAAQAIKAGDADVIVAGGMENMSSVPHYYNARNATKLGDVKMQDGMVLDGLTDVYNKVHMGVCAEKCATDYSISREEQDNFAIESYTRAAKAWSEGKFADEVVPVEIPQRKGDPVIFAEDEEYKAVNFDRIPTLPTVFKKEEGTVTAANASTLNDGASALILVSKEKMEELGLKPLAKIVSYADAAQAPEDFTTAPSKALPIALKKAGLELTDIDFFEFNEAFSVVGLANNKILGLDASKVNVNGGAVAIGHPLGSSGSRIIVTLINVLKQNNGKYGAAAICNGGGGASAIVIENI
- a CDS encoding M12 family metallo-peptidase, translated to MIKKLLTICILQCAVLGFSQSVRPISAKISEYHAQKKTFEKYDLFTVNNNSEKLAEYKRAATDISVMNVDSRQLKKLVYNKPEYLEVSFPFDGKQITMELYKNEIFTRDFKVTTSKGEIVDYTPGVYYQGIVKGDNQSVVAFSFFDNDVVGVASTLELGNIVVGKAKNSTDFVSYSDSKLTGMNPFICGVDELAENQNQKISFDPNSQKNAGKVMTQNCVRIYYEICYTPFVNNGSDVITTTNWLTAVHNNIATLYNNDDIKIALNEVYVWTTADPYTGTPNANLANFRANRQSFNGDLAHLVNQPSTTSVAYVNSLCTTSRHAYSGASQTYNNVPVYSWTIEAMTHEMGHSLGSPHTHACAWNGNSTAIDGCGTQAGYPEGTCPTGPIPSPSVKGTIMSYCHLLSGVGINFANGFGPQPGALIRNTVDSKSCLGMNCTTACSTTISGLSVSNITQTSANATFNDATSASWKYRLTKFDGTLVASGNISTQSVSFSNLQPATYYLLSVGTDCSAAYQRTQLFMTDGNWCNGAIFTDTGGTTANYGNNQTIVKTFYPSAGALSMTFTEFGLEEDYDFMYIYNGPSTSSPMFANGNGLSGTTLPGTFTSTHPTGAITVRFVSDVEINDIGWKANFSCSVLAVEDLSTKDNTVSIYPNPARNIITISSKEALKSFKIFDEAGRLIQSGSSLKGSKLDVNISSMQTGNYVVTVETEKQKVTKKLIKQ
- a CDS encoding UbiA family prenyltransferase, with the protein product MNSEKENFQEKNYTKKSFIYRFSQFVGFLLGARFFVAALLTLALYVSTFFLFNQDESFRKFVFDFKVHGIIFCTVLTILAGGIINQFYDFEKDHIVKPFRTRIQSFIKQKYFLYAYLFLSVISLGVAWMISHNVFIFFIIYQFFMWFYSHKLSRILILNNLTFVSLTLYPFFGMMVYYQTFSKKVLLMAIFLFLVLLCIDIVKDTLTKRVDETFGYTTIPTYFDIKTVNGIIVSLLLITIVVSMKLILRTGIAGFMAYYFAAGMFVFILCIYLIINHSRKNKFFTINILRFWVFAGIIAMLLSGVEGKL
- a CDS encoding proline dehydrogenase family protein — protein: MPIFNDTKIAFADKSDAQLRKAYWMFKMIEQPSLTKVGTSLLNFTVHNNFPFVTGIVKNTLFEQFCGGETREESMKVVKQLFKRGVGSIFDYSIEGKEDEETFDAVCKEIKDIVRFSVGNPAIPFIVFKPTAFGRIDLYEAVGKNNELTSSQKEEWERVVKRFDEVCKLCHENDKKVMVDAEETWMQDAADKLCEEMMEKYNQEKPIVWNTIQMYRTGRLEYMEEHLERAREKGYFIGYKIVRGAYMEKERARAAEKGYPDPIQPTKEASDKNYNAGIDFVMNHLDKVSAFFGTHNEISSELVMDKMKAKNLENENSHVYFGQLYGMSDNITFYLSDKGYNVAKYLPYGPVKDVVPYLTRRAQENTSVAGQTGRELGLIKKELERRKSNR
- a CDS encoding mevalonate kinase family protein, yielding MTNPLFYAKILLFGEYGIIEDSQGLTLPYSFYKGTLKFSSLDSEFEKKSNEHLKKYAEYLENLKLPETFELNVSKFKDEISSGLFFDSNIPQGYGIGSSGALVAAIFERYSISKHEPENISKDELKNLRHVFGLMESYFHGKSSGIDPLICYMNLPILIESKESVDKVAIPASEAGKGAIFLIDSGMTGETGPMVQIFFEKMKTEGFRKTLKEEFIRYNNACIDAFLKKDMNPFFRNLKKLSHWAYEHFRPMIPESLFNVWKKGLDSNAYYLKLCGSGGGGYILGFTKDYEKAEKMLDGFNKEVIYRF